In Uranotaenia lowii strain MFRU-FL chromosome 2, ASM2978415v1, whole genome shotgun sequence, one genomic interval encodes:
- the LOC129746124 gene encoding chromatin-remodeling complex ATPase chain Iswi, giving the protein MSKEEDNVEAPDTNENSNESTSDTTSSHKEPDYDATLETDRGKRFEFLLKQTEIFAHFMQTGKKNESSSSSPPAKPKASGTKSKREKAPSISEDPGDHRHRKTEQEEDEELLAEAATKAKTVFRFEASPPYIKFGEMRDYQIRGLNWMISLYENGINGILADEMGLGKTLQTISLLGYLKNFRNNPGPHIVIVPKSTLQNWVNEFGRWCPSLRAVCLIGDQETRNAFIRDVLMPGEWDVCITSYEMCIREKAVFKKFNWRYMVIDEAHRIKNEKSKLSEILREFKTANRLLLTGTPLQNNLHELWALLNFLLPDIFNSADDFDSWFDANECIGDNTLIERLHAILKPFLLRRLKSEVEKRLLPKKEVKIFVGLSKMQREWYTKILMKDIDIVNGAGKLEKMRLQNILMQLRKCTNHPYLFDGAEPGPPYTTDYHLLENSGKMVVLDKLLIKLQEQGSRVLIFSQMTRMLDILEDYCHWRGYHYCRLDGQTPHEDRTKMIDEYNMENSLKFIFMLSTRAGGLGINLATADVVIIYDSDWNPQMDLQAMDRAHRIGQKKQVRVFRLITENTIEEKVVERAEVKLKLDKLVIQQGRLVDNKVNQLNKDEMLNIIRFGANHVFQSKDSEITDEDIDNILERGEAKTMEQNAKLEKMGESSLRSFTLDTENERGSVYQFEGEDYREKQKLHTLGSWIEPPKRERKANYAVDAYFKEALRVAEPKAPKAPRPPKQPIVQDFQFFPPRLFELLDQEIYHYRKTVNYKVPKNPDLGSEATKTQREEQRKIDEAEQLTEEEIAEKESLLTQGFTNWNKRDFNQFIKANEKFGRDDIENIAKEVEGKTPEEVMEYSAVFWERCHELQDIERLMGQIERGEAKIQRRASIKKALDGKMSRYRAPFHQLRISYGNNKGKNYTEEEDRFLVCMLHKLGFDKENVYEELRAAVRSAPQFRFDWFLKSRTALELQRRCNTLITLIERENQELEEKERQEKKKKTGAVSTGTPKAAAGKRKAETTTTPSDKNSKKKKK; this is encoded by the exons ATGTCCAAGGAGGAGGACAACGTGGAGGCGCCGGATACGAATGAAAATTCG AATGAATCCACTTCCGATACGACGTCGTCCCACAAGGAACCGGATTACGATGCGACGCTGGAGACGGATCGCGGCAAGCGGTTCGAGTTTTTGCTAAAGCAGACGGAAATTTTCGCTCACTTTATGCAAACCGGAAAGAAGAACGAATCGAGCAGTAGCAGTCCTCCGGCCAAACCGAAAGCCAGCGGAACCAAGAGCAAACGGGAGAAGGCACCGTCGATCAGCGAAGATCCGGGAGA CCACCGACACCGGAAAACGGAACAGGAAGAGGATGAGGAGCTGCTGGCTGAGGCGGCCACCAAGGCCAAAACGGTGTTCCGTTTCGAAGCGTCGCCACCGTACATCAAGTTCGGCGAGATGCGAGACTACCAGATACGTGGTTTAAACTGGATGATTTCGCTGTACGAAAACGGAATCAATGGTATTTTGGCCGATGAGATGGGTTTGGGAAAGACGTTGCAGACGATTTCTCTGCTCggttatttgaagaattttcggAATAACCCAGGACCCCATATCGTCATTGTTCCGAAATCGACGCTGCAGAATTGGGTCAACGAGTTTGGCCGCTGGTGTCCATCGCTGAGGGCAGTTTGTTTGATTGGTGACCAGGAGACGAGAAATGCTTTCATTAGGGATGTACTGATGCCGGGAGAATGGGATGTTTGTATCACTTCCTATGAAATGTGTATTCGGGAGAAGGCAGttttcaagaaattcaattggCGTTACATGGTCATTGATGAGGCTCATCGTATCAAGAATGAAAAGTCCAAATTGTCTGAGATTTTACGGGAGTTCAAGACAGCTAACCGTTTGCTTTTGACGGGAACGCCTTTGCAGAACAATTTGCACGAGCTATGGGCTTTGTTGAACTTTTTGCTGCCGGATATTTTCAACAGCGCGGATGATTTCGACTCCTGGTTCGACGCGAACGAATGTATTGGAGATAACACTTTGATTGAACGTTTGCATGCGATCTTGAAACCTTTCTTGCTGCGTCGTTTGAAGTCTGAGGTGGAGAAACGTTTGTTGCCCAAGAAAGAGGTCAAAATCTTCGTGGGATTGTCGAAGATGCAAAGAGAATGGTATacgaaaattttgatgaaagatATTGACATTGTCAATGGAGCCGGCAAGCTGGAAAAGATGCGTTTGCAAAATATTCTGATGCAGCTGCGAAAATGTACCAACCACCCTTATCTGTTTGATGGTGCCGAACCTGGTCCACCATACACGACCGATTACCATTTGCTCGAGAACAGCGGAAAAATGGTGGTTCTGGATAAGCTGCTGATAAAATTGCAGGAACAAGGCTCTCGAGTGTTGATCTTCAGTCAGATGACACGTATGTTGGACATTTTGGAAGATTACTGTCACTGGCGTGGCTATCACTACTGCCGATTGGATGGCCAAACACCGCATGAAGATCGTACGAAGATGATTGACGAATACAATATGGAAAACAGTCTCAAGTTTATATTCATGTTGTCGACTCGCGCTGGAGGTTTGGGTATCAATTTGGCCACTGCTGATGTTGTTATCATTTACGATTCTGATTGGAATCCTCAGATGGACTTGCAGGCCATGGATCGTGCCCATCGTATTGGCCAGAAGAAGCAAGTACGAGTCTTCCGTTTGATCACGGAAAACACAATCGAGGAAAAGGTTGTGGAAAGAGCCGAAGTCAAATTGAAGCTAGACAAATTGGTTATCCAGCAAGGTCGTTTGGTAGATAACAAGGTCAATCAGCTGAACAAAGACGAAATGTTGAACATCATCCGTTTCGGCGCGAACCACGTGTTCCAATCGAAGGATTCTGAAATCACCGACGAAGACATTGACAACATTCTCGAGCGTGGTGAGGCGAAAACCATGGAACAGAATGCCAAACTGGAGAAAATGGGAGAATCCTCTTTGCGTTCCTTCACTCTGGACACCGAAAACGAACGAGGTTCCGTCTATCAATTCGAAGGCGAGGATTATCGTGAAAAACAGAAACTCCACACCCTCGGATCCTGGATCGAACCACCGAAACGTGAGCGTAAGGCCAACTATGCTGTTGACGCCTACTTCAAGGAAGCTCTCCGTGTGGCGGAACCCAAAGCACCGAAAGCACCTCGGCCACCGAAACAACCGATCGTTCAGGACTTTCAGTTCTTCCCGCCTAGACTTTTCGAGCTGTTAGATCAGGAAATCTACCACTACCGCAAAACGGTCAATTAtaaagttcccaaaaatccGGATCTCGGCTCAGAAGCCACCAAAACTCAACGTGAAGAACAACGCAAAATCGACGAGGCCGAACAGCTCACTGAAGAGGAAATCGCCGAGAAAGAATCTCTCCTGACCCAAGGTTTCACCAACTGGAACAAACGTGATTTCAATCAGTTTATCAAAGCCAATGAAAAATTCGGTCGCGATGATATCGAAAACATTGCCAAGGAGGTTGAAGGCAAAACCCCTGAGGAGGTCATGGAATACAGTGCGGTCTTTTGGGAACGCTGCCACGAGCTGCAGGACATCGAGCGACTGATGGGCCAAATCGAACGTGGTGAAGCTAAAATCCAACGTAGAGCATCGATTAAAAAAGCGCTGGATGGAAAG ATGTCCCGGTACCGTGCTCCATTCCATCAACTTCGCATATCCTACGGTAACAACAAGGGCAAAAACTACACCGAAGAAGAGGATCGGTTCCTGGTTTGCATGCTACACAAGCTCGGTTTCGACAAAGAGAACGTGTACGAAGAACTTCGGGCAGCGGTCCGGTCGGCACCACAGTTCCGTTTCGATTGGTTCCTAAAATCGCGAACAGCATTGGAATTGCAGCGACGCTGCAACACCCTGATTACCCTAATAGAGCGTGAAAATCAGGAACTAGAAGAAAAGGAACGGcaggagaagaagaaaaaaactggaGCCGTGTCCACCGGAACGCCGAAAGCGGCAGCCGGCAAACGAAAAGCCGAAACGACAACCACTCCAAGCGATAAGAActcgaagaaaaagaagaagtaa